The genomic segment CCCCAGCACAGATTCTGCAAGTCTCTGAAgctgtactggagggatgaactcCTTTCTTctaaaagatattccctcagttggtgttttgatgatagtGGTGCGGAGTGCTTTCTGACATGTCACTCCAAAAGCTCCCATTATTATTCACTgtgttgagatctggtgactgtgaaggctacagcagggtcATCCTAGATGAGACCATCATAGAAACGTTTCATCATAGGAAAATGGAGATCAGgcataactttttttaatttatttgcagTCACGCCTCTAAGGGGATATGTGGACTCATGCCAGCAAAATGAATTCCCCCATAGCATTACAAGTTCCCTGGTTTTCCTTTAGTTTGTCACCCATttgtaaataacatttttgaAAGAGACATATGAAATGACAAACTACCTAGATTCCTACTTGGAATTGTTATGAAATTCTGTAAATATGTTGTGTAATAGTCACTGTGATGGTAAGTTCTCCCTGCTGATGTGCATGTGCTCATTATGTGGCAAGGTTTTTGTATCGATCACCCCATTGAAACAATGAGGGGAAATGTCACAAGTAAAGATACACAGTCCTAAATCGAAAGTGGGGGGTCAGTGGCTTGCCAGCCTGACCTAACTGATTGGAAAAATAGTATTAAAGCAAATACTATGTACACACTCTTATTCTCTTCCTAGTAAACAAGATGTAATGATCATTTCTTGATTCTTTATATCTTCTATCTCTTTTAGGAGTTGATCCAGAATGCAGAGGATGCAGGAGCAACGGAGGTTAAATTTATGTATGATGAAAATGAATATGGAGTGGAGTCACTGTGGTCACCTGATATGGCCCAATATCAAGGTACGTACTAAATATTTAAAGCAAATGTGCCATTAACagtataaacctttttttttttttaaaccttaaatTGCTGTGCTTTGTACAAAATCTGTGTTCACTGTACAAAGCTCATTATACAACTGTAATGCGATTGTGTCTGCCAGGGATGGCCTTGTATGTGTACAATGATGCAGTCTTTACGACAGAGGACTGGAATGGGATCCAGGAAATTGCAAGGAGTAGGAAAAGAGAGGACCCTTCAAAAGTTGGCCGATTTGGGATTGGATTCAACTCTGTGTACCACATAACAGGTAACTGTAGTGCGTTCAAAATCTCAGATACcaattttaccaaaaaaaacataatttgtAGGTGTTATAGATATCACACATTTAAGATGAATTATCTAATCTTTTCAGATGTCCCAAGTATATTTAGTGGGGATCAAATTGGGATGCTGGACCCTCATCAGATGCTGTTTGGAGTCCATGAGTCTGGACAGTGCTGGAACTTGAAGACAGATATAAAAGAAATTACAGAGCTGAATGACCAGTTTGCCCCGTACTTTGGCATTTTTGGCAGCTCTGAGAAGACCATCAAAGATGGCAACTTTCCAGGAACGCTTTTTCGCTTCCCTCTCCGTATGAAACCTTCTCAGCTGAGCAGTAACGTGTATAATAAAGAGAAAGTTCTAGAGCTGTTTGAGTCTTTCAAAGCTGATGCAGACACAGTGCTGTTGTTCCTGAGGAGCGTACAGAAGGTCTCTCTGCATGTCCGAGAGTCAGATGGTACTGAACGGTTGCTTTTCCAAGTCTCAGCAGGTGAGAACTCTGAACACAAACTTGAGCGGTCTAACTCTCTGAAAACTCTAGGCCTTGCCATTGAGAGCTACAGTAATGGTGTGCCAGTTAATTCAATCACTTGCAGCACATACCAGCTCAGAATTGAGGTGCAGGATAAAACTGCAAAAGAAAGTCAGAGGACCACTTGGTTGGTTTGTAATGCTGTGGGTGGACGAGGCATGTGTAGTGAACTGGACACTCTTGCAGATGATCTAAAGTTCATCCCAACTATCGGCATAGCTTTACCACTGATGCGTCTTGATGACGAGGACAAGGGTGCAAGCTACAGCTTCTCAGGGCAGGCATTCTGCTTTCTTCCACTGCCCCTGGGCGAAGAGAGTATGACAGGGTTACCAGTGCATGTCAGTGGCTTTTTTGGCCTGACTGATAACCGTAGGAGTATAAAATGGCGGGAGGTGGACCAGTGGAGGGACCCGGCGGCCCTTTGGAATGAACTCCTCGTTGTAAGAGTCATTCCAAAGGCATACTCCACGCTTATTATGGACACTATTAGGAGAATTCAGACCATGAAAGACCAAGATTTTCCACTCACTCCTAGAGGCATTTATGAAGCCTGGCCTGATCCCAACAGGATACGCTCACACTGGAGACCCATTCTTGAGCCACTGTTCCATGACTTGCTCCAGGAGCCAGTCATCTACTCTCTCAGCTGCACTTGGGTCAAAGTGGAAGATGCAGTGTTTTTAGAGCTAGACTGTACCCAGGACAGCACAGAATCAGTAATCAAATACCTCCAGAACTCAGGGATGGTGCTGGCCAGAGTGCCAGTCAATATTTCTGCTGTCTTGACCACATTTTTCACCAAACCTGACAGCCTAAAGAGAGTGACGCCTTCTTTTGTGCGGCAGATGCTAAGGAAAACTAGGCACAAAGGGTCATCCAATGAGAAACTGCTTCTGCTTGAATTTATTCTCAGTGATGCCTGTTACAGCGACCTTATTGGACTAGAGCTGCTGCCTTTGCAAAATGAGACATTTGTTGCATTTTCTTCCTCTGTGAGTGACAAGGATGCGGTTTATATTGCCTCAGAAGAGTACCCAAGGTATGGTGttagagttgttttttttaatgattggtACATAaattttgattgattgatttatttatttatttatttattttacaaatgtatAGTGTCATTTTACATGAATATCAGGCAGAGATAAATAAACATGCCTCATAAGTATTTCTACAGTTTGGTTCTATATAACTTGGCTTTGGAATAAAATATACACTTCCCCTCCCCCCTAATTTCCTCAATAGGTCCCTTTACCCAGGTTTGGAAGGAAGATTCATACTAGAAAGCATTCCCCCACAAGTCATGAATAGCCTGAAAGAAGCAGCCAAAAGTAGAggtaaatatccatccatccatcttctataccgcttatccttagaggtaaatatataaatgattatCATCACCATTAGCACCATTACATTATGGCCAAAATTTTTTATCAAAGGGGGCCAGATTAGACCTcatcaaaatacaaaataaggGCCGGGCTCCATTGTACTGTAGTTAAAATTAAATGATGAATATGAGCTTTACTTTGAAAGTATTTCATCCAAATTGGGTGAACGGTGCAGGAAATACAGCACTTTTTTACATGTTGCCCACTTTTTACATTACATCTATCTGCAGGCCGCATTTGGCCCTGGGGCTGGACTTTAGACACCCCTGTCTTAAAGCAACAAACTCGCATACATACTTGTTCATGTTATGTCTACTCTTTCAGCCATGTGAGAGCTAacacctacaaacacacactgttgaCATTACACGAACAAACCCGAGTATGTGGTCTGTCCATGAAATCTACTGAATCTACAAAGCTTGCTTctgacttttattctttttcagaCCAATCTTAATATTCAGAATATACAGTAGTACTACATGATGTTACCTTCATTTGTGCTAATCACTTTTTAGCTATTTTAAGTCTTAAACGAAATGTGATAACCTTTTAAAAGGTGCCAGGCAACATTTCTTTCCAGGAATTGCTGCTGACATAAACTTTAGGTGATAATGCTTTGGCAGAGAACAGCATTCTTCTCTTCTGAGTGCACTGTCATTACATGGCATTGCAGGACCTGATCAAATTCACTCACAGTATTTATATAGCAtatacactgtaaaatgtaaataatttacgTTTTAGAAAATCAATGTAATTCactttttattcacatttttcttttgtgagattaattatgtttttattctgGTGCTGATGTTGAATGTGAATCCCAGTTCAGCAGTATCTTTGGGGTTGTTCAGGTAAGTAAGTGTTGTCATACCTGTGTAGGGGGAGAAGCCATTCTCCTCCTTAATGGATCTGTCATTACATTTGCAGTGATACAATAATACAATCTAATATTTTTTCTACGTTTAGTCTACTTACCTATTTGCAGCACCGTAATGCCAAAGCACTAACTGattaaaacaattaataaatgtcAGACATTATCTAACTAATTTCCATGTGCTAACAAATTTTAGATTTTCATAACTCAAATGTACATCGCTATGCTAAATTATTAGACAACGTAAAAGTGATgaccaaaagaagaaaaataacatACTACAAGAGTACAGTGTTAATATTTGTATGTTTACAGCATGCAGTGCATGTTAACAGGTTCCTTGAGGGACTTGTTCTTGTATACTTGTAccaagtttgtgttttttttcatacattttttgtaCGTCATACCTTTACCTCTGTGATTGTGATTTTCCAAAATTACAAACTATCATGTGTACTTATTAAAATTGTGttttatatcaaataaaaataaaataaaggaagcatcattattatcactagcaattttattgtattgaataattatacacattttcaacatatatttttaacaaacatttattaatattattttttataaaatataatttttgattattaaaataatttttattatgtttagtaCACTGTCACcattcactttattaggaacacatgtataCCCGCACATTCAGGCAAttcatccaatcagccaatcatgcggcACCAACACACTGCTTGAAATCATGCAAGGGGGGGTGTTAGTTTGACCATCTCATTTTGACCATTGTTTGATTGTTGGtgctggtttgagcatttcagagTCTGCTGATCTCATGGGATTTTCACTCCCAACAATCTATAGAGTTTAcaaagaatggtgcaaaaaacaaaaaccgcCCAGTGAGCAGAAGTTCTGTAGtgagagaggtcaaaggagaatGACAGgcaggctacagtaactcaaataaccactctttacaaccatggtgagcagaaaagcatctcagaatgtacacCATATCCAACCTTGAAGCAGAtcggctacaacagcagaaggttCCACTCtagtcagccaaaaacaggaatctgaggctactgTTGGTACAGTCTCAGTGGGCAGCTGAACCTTGGAAACACTTTCCAGTCTTTAACTGttcagtttcagtgaacctgtgcccactgtatcACTGCATTCCACTGCATGTGCAGATGTACAGATGTTTCTAATAAACTGGACAATGATGTATGCTGTTAAATCTGAACACAAATAAAGTTTTCATTATCAGCCAATACCCTAACTTAACCACTGTTAGATGCttcctttatttttaaacatcctGTTGTTTAATGCAGAggtatgcttttttttcttccttaacCAGCAATTGTAGTCAGCACATTTGAAATATACTATAAACAACACCAACactgattatttaaaaagtcattATGCATATAAATGTTTTAAGTAAGCATGAGATTATTCAGGTTATGCAGGTAAATGTGATTATAAAATTCCAAGTCTTATAAATCCAAGCACAACTTGGGAAAATGACCAAATAAGCATGATATTCTCCATGGTTTAACTACTAAGCATCCATAATAACTATTTGGGTGTTTctttgtggggggttttttctaGGAAGGCCCTGTACTCAGGTTCAAGTTCTAACCCCAGAAAGATCAGCACGTCTCATTAAAGAAGTCCTTACCACAGCATGGCCTTCCAGAGACTTTTCTGTGCAGTGGTACCCTGGTGATGAAGAGAAGAAACATCCCTTGGCATCTTGGCTGCAAATGGTTTGGAAACATCTGTATATTAATTTCGCTGATGACCTTAGTACTTTTGAAGACATGCCTTTGATTCCAAACATGCCACTGATTGATAGTGTGGAATCCTTGGAGCTCCTGCGTCTCAAGACTCCATCTCCTATCATTATTGTGAATGAAGAAGAGATCACACTTTCAGAGGACCTGCTGGAAGTCATAAATAAAGTTGGTGGGGTTGTCTTACAAAACTTGGATTCTTGTTTGCAACACCCACTTCTGAAAAATTACATCCATCCTTTATCTCCAAGCACTTTGCTACAAATTATGGACAGGTCCTCATCCCAGAGACTGGCTAGCCAAGTCTCATCCCTCACTGTCAAACAGAAGGTTGCCCTCAAAGGCTTTCTGGCTAGTCTTACAGATGTCACTGAAAAGGAGAAACGTATTATACAAGATCTTCCCATCTTTGTGAAAGTGGGGAAGTTTTCAGACAAAGGCACCCCATCCTTTACTACCCTGAAAGGAGCTAGAGCACTGCATCATAGTGCCAAGCATCCTCCAGATGTTAAACTGTCCATTAATGTAGTCGACAGCAGTGATGAGGCTACGATTCGTCTCATACGACTGTTAAATGTGGAACAGGTTACAAGCACTGAATGCCTGAAGGTAATTATTCAGGACATTGAGAGAGGTTTCTACACCAAAGAAGAAATGGATAGCATCATGCTCTGGACCCTAACTCATTTGTCATTtctcaaaaatgaagaaaaagcagTGATCACATGGCTTTCCCCTCTTAAGTTCATGTATTCGTCCTCTGGAAAACCTCTTGCAGCAATGGACTTTTTTGATCCTGAGCTGGAGATACTACAGGATCTGTTCTACATGGAGGAAAAGACAAGATTTCCACCAAATACCTACACATCATCTCCTGATATTCTTCATTCTCTAAGACAGATAGGGCTCAAGAATGAGGTGCAGCTTACTGAAAAAGATGTACTTCATGTTGCACAGAAAATTGAGGAGTTACAGGGAAGCCCTAATCCAGAGTGGGAGTTTCTTCTGAAGAAGGCAAAAACACTACTTACTAtcctgaacaaacaaacaaagttaGTGAAGTCTTCAGAAACTCAGGCATCTCTCCAAAAATTGAAATGGGTACCAGTCTGCAAGGACAGGCCTTTAAATTATCCTAAGTCTCTTGTCTGGAAAGGAGACTCTTGTAATATATCCTCTCTCTGTGACATGTGCAGTATATCTCATGCAGTGCTTGTTGGTTCTTCTGTAACACTGGTGGAGCGAACATCTGCTGGCATGAAAAAGGCCCTTAAGTTATCCATGGAGCCCCAAGTTGACCAAGTGCTCCAACATTTAAAAGCAGTAAATGACTGGCACAGATCCCAAGTATTTACCACAGAGGACTGGTATCAGTTCCAGCAGATCCTTTTTGAAATTTATGGCTTCATGCAAGTTCACTTAGAGGATGCAAGAGAAGCAGTGAAGTCTTTGTCCTTTGATTGGGTTTGGACCGGCAAAACATTTGCTTCCCCTGGCATCACTGTCCTAAAGCCTGTCCCAGATTTGGATCTACAACCATACTTGTACTCACTACCAAAAACCATTGCGAAGTTCCACAAACTTTTCAAATTCTGTGGTTCTGTTGATGAAATTGATCCTAACCATGTGCTCAAAGTGGTTAAAACAATCAAGAACAGAAGTGAACAAGAAATGACAACAGAAGAAAGCAAACATAATATCCTGCTCTTGATAAACATCTTACGATGGTTGTACAACAATCAAATATCAGTGGATCTTGACATGCAGGTGCCAATTCTTTGCTACAAAGATCCAAGCAAATTGGTCATGAAACCAATTCATGAATGTGCATACTGTGATATCAAAGTTGACGATTTGAATGACTTGCTTGATGATACCTCAGAGCCAATCATCCTTGTACATGACGATATTCCCATGAAAACTGCAGAGTGGTTAAGAGTTCCATGTTTGAGCACAAGACTAATAAACCCAGAGAATCTTGGCTTTGAACAGTCAGGTCAGAGGGAACCTCTAACAGTGAGAATAAAAAACATTCTAGAGGAATATCCATCTGTTGCAGATATTTTTAAAGAGCTCCTGCAAAATGCTGATGATGCAAATGCTACTGAATGCAGTTTTCTGATTGACATGAGAAAAAATCTTGATATACGCGAGAACCTGCTGGACCCTGGAATGATTGTCTGTCATGGTCCTTCTTTGTGGTCATTTAACAATGCTGTTTTCTCTGACACAGACTTCCTCAATATAACGAGACTGGGTGGATCCATGAAAAGATGTGAAGCAGACAAAGTAGGCAAATTTGGATTAGGGTTCAACTCTGTTTATCATGTGACGGACATGCCTATTATCATGAGCAGAGAATTTATGATTATGTTTGACCCAAACATCAATCACATTAGCAAACACATCAGGGACAAATCAAACCCAGGCATCAAAATCAACTGGAGTAAACAGCAGAAAAGATTAAGGAAGTTTCCTAACCAGTTCAAGCCTTTTCTTAATGTCTTCAACTGCCAGCTACCTCTGACACAAGAGTCCCCCTACAAGTATGATGGGACTCTCTTCAGACTTCCGTTCAGAACAGAGCATGAAGCAGCAGTAAGTGAAATTAGCAGTATATACTACAGCACCACTGATATATATTCTCTTGTTGATGAGTTCAGCATCTGTGGGCATCGGCTGATTCTTTTCACTCAGCATGTTGGGACAATGGTCCTGAAGTATCTGAAATCTGAAGAGTCAAATCCTGCTGCTGCACAGGATGTGGTTACAATGAACAAGAGTGTGTGGTCTTCCAAAGCGACATATGGCCCTCTTAGTATTCTGAAGTCTGCAGCCAAAGTCATGAAAAAAGTTTCAACCACCAACAAAGTACCTGCTGACATTCCTAAATCTGGAAGCATCATCAGAATTGTGGTAGAGGAGTACCACAATGTGTTCAGACGTATTCTTGATCTACAGTCACCACTTTTTAGAGGTTCAGAAGAGGATCCATCTGCATACTTTGAGATGGCAGCTAAAGGCTCTCAAACCAAGAGACTTACTGATGAAATTCCTCAGAAGGGTGTCGAAACCACAACCTGGCTCATCTCTTCGTGTATGGATGTGACTGAAGCTCTGAAGTTTTCTCTGAGTGAAAGTGGAAAACGACTAGGATTGGTGCCATGTGGAGGTATAGCAGTTCTGCTCTCGGAAGAAGAAAATCGAAAATGGACATTGCGGACAAATGCAAGCCCAATCGGAGAGGTGTTCTGTTACTTACCACTCAGAATAAAAACTGGACTACCAGTACACATAAATGGATGTTTTGCAGTTACGTCAAATCGGAAGGAAATATGGAAGACCGACACAAAAGGACAATGGAACTCCATTTTCATGAGACATGTGATTGTGCAGGCATACATGGCTGCACTAAATATGCTGCGTACTATGTCAGAAAATGGGGAACTCCTTGACTATCACTACTACGCAGCCTGGCCTGACCCTGGAGTTGTGCATGATGACTTTAACTTGATTTGCCAAGGAGTATATCAGGAAATTGCCAAAGGTCAGGATGAAGACAATGCAAAAGTCTTCTCAGATGGCAAAACCTGGGTGTCAATCAAGTACATTAGGTTTTTGGATGACGCATTGCTCTGCAAACCTGATGTTGGTCCTGCTGCCTTtaaaatattcatgaaatatctgaaaaagTGTGGTTCCCAAAATCTCTGTGCTGTTGAGCTGCCAGACTGGGTCAAAGAAGGCTTTGATGATGCTGGCTGTAAAGGGAAACTGATGGAGAACACTCTCACAGAGAAACAGTTCTTCACAGATATATTTTTCCCCCATATACAAGATATAGACAAAGACCTCCGTGACCCCCTGATGCAGTATGTCCTCAATGAAAAATTGGAGGATTTTGCAACTGTCCTAAGAGACACCCCATGTATTCCTTGCTCGGGACCATCACACACTCTTGTTCTGCCATCTCGACTGATACATCCAGAAGGAAGAGTTGCTAAACTGTACAACAGTGATGATGGGCGATTTCCTGAAGGAAGTGTGAAAGACTATTTGAATCCAGTATGCTTGGTGAAGTTAGTACAGTTGGGTATGGTAAAAGATGACCTTTCTTGGGAAGACCTGACAGAACGTGCTGAATCTGTTATAGCTCTTAATGACATTGATCATACTGCTGCATGTCAAAGGAGCAGTATACTGCTTAGTTTGATTGACGAAAAACTAAAAATGAGAGACCCATGGGCAACTGAATACATTGCAAAATTACAGGACATCAGTTTCCTTCCATTCTTGACAAAGCCTGCTGGTTTTTCACTCCCCTGGTATGGAAATAATTTCCCCCAGTCTACAATGTTTTCTGCAACAGATCTTTTCACAACAGACCACCAGGACACTGTATGTTTGATGAAACCAATCCTGAATGAGAACTCCCCATCATTTAAAGGCTGTGGCCCCATGTCTCTGGCTGTGAAAGACTATCTTGGGCTGATAAAAAGGCCATCTGTTGGGTTAGTCATCAGTCAACTCAAAGAACTATCAAAATCATTTGATGGTGTCACACTATATCAAGAAAACATAACGAATGCTTGCTACAAATACCTATATGAAGAGATGTTGCAGTCCAAAGATGCTAAAGAAGAAATTATGGAGGAGCTGAAAACATTTTGCTCTATTCTAGTGGAAAACACATATGTAAATCCATCAAAAGTggcatttcatttgaattttgatGCTGCTCCGTATCTAtaccaacttcctaacaagtaTAGAAACAGTTGCCGTGAGCTTTTTGAAACTGTGGGGGTTcttccaaacttcactgttgaaAACTTCTCAACTGTTCTAGAACATATCAAGAATGAATGTGGGAGAAGATGTCTCACAGAGGATAACTTCCAGCTATGTCGTAGAATTATCAGTGAAGGAATATGGAGTTTAATTAGAGACAAAAATCAGGAGTTCTGCCAAAGCAACTATGGGCAGATACTTTTACCTGATAGCAATCTCACTTTGCAACAATCCAGGTCATTGTGCTACAACGACTGCCCTTGGATAAAGGTCAGAGATACAACTGTGAAGTATTGTCATGGAGATATCCCAAGAGAGGTAGCAGTAAAATTAGGTGCCATTCCAAAACGCCACAAAGCCTTGGAAAGGTATGCTTCCAATGTCTGCTTCACCACTCTTGGAAGTGAGTTTGGGCAAAAGGAGAAACTCACCAGCCGAATCAAGAGCATACTCAATGCATACCCGTCAGAGAAGGAGATGCTGAAAGAGCTTCTTCAGAATGCAGATGATGCCAAAGCTACAGAGATATACTTCATATTCGATCCTAGGACCCATCCAACTGACAGAATATTTGATGATAAATGGGTGTCTATGCAAGGTCCATCCCTCTGTGTGTACAACAATCAACCGTTCACAGAAGATGATATCAGAGGAATCCAGAATCTTGGTCGAGGCACAAAAGAGGCAAACCCTGGCAAAACCGGACAGTATGGTAT from the Ictalurus furcatus strain D&B chromosome 17, Billie_1.0, whole genome shotgun sequence genome contains:
- the sacs gene encoding sacsin isoform X2 — encoded protein: MATSHDSWLLLVTVRHAYLGRRVFQVPWSTAVQQIKQLIYQETDFPVCEQQLIHNGKVIKDGVVIGTLVLQGSPEITMTLHGRGLRGGGRFGQTTPPLVEFLKDILRRYPEGGQILKELIQNAEDAGATEVKFMYDENEYGVESLWSPDMAQYQGMALYVYNDAVFTTEDWNGIQEIARSRKREDPSKVGRFGIGFNSVYHITDVPSIFSGDQIGMLDPHQMLFGVHESGQCWNLKTDIKEITELNDQFAPYFGIFGSSEKTIKDGNFPGTLFRFPLRMKPSQLSSNVYNKEKVLELFESFKADADTVLLFLRSVQKVSLHVRESDGTERLLFQVSAGENSEHKLERSNSLKTLGLAIESYSNGVPVNSITCSTYQLRIEVQDKTAKESQRTTWLVCNAVGGRGMCSELDTLADDLKFIPTIGIALPLMRLDDEDKGASYSFSGQAFCFLPLPLGEESMTGLPVHVSGFFGLTDNRRSIKWREVDQWRDPAALWNELLVVRVIPKAYSTLIMDTIRRIQTMKDQDFPLTPRGIYEAWPDPNRIRSHWRPILEPLFHDLLQEPVIYSLSCTWVKVEDAVFLELDCTQDSTESVIKYLQNSGMVLARVPVNISAVLTTFFTKPDSLKRVTPSFVRQMLRKTRHKGSSNEKLLLLEFILSDACYSDLIGLELLPLQNETFVAFSSSVSDKDAVYIASEEYPRSLYPGLEGRFILESIPPQVMNSLKEAAKSRGRPCTQVQVLTPERSARLIKEVLTTAWPSRDFSVQWYPGDEEKKHPLASWLQMVWKHLYINFADDLSTFEDMPLIPNMPLIDSVESLELLRLKTPSPIIIVNEEEITLSEDLLEVINKVGGVVLQNLDSCLQHPLLKNYIHPLSPSTLLQIMDRSSSQRLASQVSSLTVKQKVALKGFLASLTDVTEKEKRIIQDLPIFVKVGKFSDKGTPSFTTLKGARALHHSAKHPPDVKLSINVVDSSDEATIRLIRLLNVEQVTSTECLKVIIQDIERGFYTKEEMDSIMLWTLTHLSFLKNEEKAVITWLSPLKFMYSSSGKPLAAMDFFDPELEILQDLFYMEEKTRFPPNTYTSSPDILHSLRQIGLKNEVQLTEKDVLHVAQKIEELQGSPNPEWEFLLKKAKTLLTILNKQTKLVKSSETQASLQKLKWVPVCKDRPLNYPKSLVWKGDSCNISSLCDMCSISHAVLVGSSVTLVERTSAGMKKALKLSMEPQVDQVLQHLKAVNDWHRSQVFTTEDWYQFQQILFEIYGFMQVHLEDAREAVKSLSFDWVWTGKTFASPGITVLKPVPDLDLQPYLYSLPKTIAKFHKLFKFCGSVDEIDPNHVLKVVKTIKNRSEQEMTTEESKHNILLLINILRWLYNNQISVDLDMQVPILCYKDPSKLVMKPIHECAYCDIKVDDLNDLLDDTSEPIILVHDDIPMKTAEWLRVPCLSTRLINPENLGFEQSGQREPLTVRIKNILEEYPSVADIFKELLQNADDANATECSFLIDMRKNLDIRENLLDPGMIVCHGPSLWSFNNAVFSDTDFLNITRLGGSMKRCEADKVGKFGLGFNSVYHVTDMPIIMSREFMIMFDPNINHISKHIRDKSNPGIKINWSKQQKRLRKFPNQFKPFLNVFNCQLPLTQESPYKYDGTLFRLPFRTEHEAAVSEISSIYYSTTDIYSLVDEFSICGHRLILFTQHVGTMVLKYLKSEESNPAAAQDVVTMNKSVWSSKATYGPLSILKSAAKVMKKVSTTNKVPADIPKSGSIIRIVVEEYHNVFRRILDLQSPLFRGSEEDPSAYFEMAAKGSQTKRLTDEIPQKGVETTTWLISSCMDVTEALKFSLSESGKRLGLVPCGGIAVLLSEEENRKWTLRTNASPIGEVFCYLPLRIKTGLPVHINGCFAVTSNRKEIWKTDTKGQWNSIFMRHVIVQAYMAALNMLRTMSENGELLDYHYYAAWPDPGVVHDDFNLICQGVYQEIAKGQDEDNAKVFSDGKTWVSIKYIRFLDDALLCKPDVGPAAFKIFMKYLKKCGSQNLCAVELPDWVKEGFDDAGCKGKLMENTLTEKQFFTDIFFPHIQDIDKDLRDPLMQYVLNEKLEDFATVLRDTPCIPCSGPSHTLVLPSRLIHPEGRVAKLYNSDDGRFPEGSVKDYLNPVCLVKLVQLGMVKDDLSWEDLTERAESVIALNDIDHTAACQRSSILLSLIDEKLKMRDPWATEYIAKLQDISFLPFLTKPAGFSLPWYGNNFPQSTMFSATDLFTTDHQDTVCLMKPILNENSPSFKGCGPMSLAVKDYLGLIKRPSVGLVISQLKELSKSFDGVTLYQENITNACYKYLYEEMLQSKDAKEEIMEELKTFCSILVENTYVNPSKVAFHLNFDAAPYLYQLPNKYRNSCRELFETVGVLPNFTVENFSTVLEHIKNECGRRCLTEDNFQLCRRIISEGIWSLIRDKNQEFCQSNYGQILLPDSNLTLQQSRSLCYNDCPWIKVRDTTVKYCHGDIPREVAVKLGAIPKRHKALERYASNVCFTTLGSEFGQKEKLTSRIKSILNAYPSEKEMLKELLQNADDAKATEIYFIFDPRTHPTDRIFDDKWVSMQGPSLCVYNNQPFTEDDIRGIQNLGRGTKEANPGKTGQYGIGFNSVYHITDCPSFISNNDILCIFDPHARFAPGATTVSPGRMFRDLDSDFRSQFSDVLNLYLGNHFKLERSTMFRFPIRTVEMAKISEISSVPASDRMVQNLLDKLRTDGAELLMFLNHMEKISICEVEYRTGELKTLYTVTAKITDGDRLKRKQFHASVVDSVMKKKQLNQIPVQQITYTMIIEDSDGNSTSWLVCNRTGFSDMEKVSKSVVSAHKNEDITLFPRGGVAACTSHNYKKAHRAFCFLPLSLETGLPFHVNGHFALDSARRNLWRDDNGVGVRSDWNNNLMMALIAPAYVELLIQLKRRLFPGHDPTVTVLQGTPIHQVKDMLRKFLFFFPVNRLDIQPDWYCLVRAIYHCIHIDLKRLLPVVRAPHLDNTDIMHSAIYISWVNTSTSTKGRAFFDNLLQDELQHLKNTEYNITTRKSVLENVYRLKAMLLDVGFNLVHSCEETASLYFCLEDAGIPVSYVTPEDVRSFLLTFSSPDTSCQVGKLPCRLQQSNYKLFHSLKLLVDYCFKDIEEDGIRIEGLPLLLTMDNILQVFDSKRPKFLTSHHELVSSRTELFMHTLYMRYANILFKAGVAKVFDISSFGDLLGSVLPREYRTRTPVKWRENYASESWLKSAWHFISENIGIKDDLTEVKPKFETAMEALKDWALLPGIKFMVSSNKLIVPEHEALLPFSLMYAAIFPNGQNEKVYHTLMKAGCLQVAVNKMCAKESPILPLLAQYTANIENPSSILRSLEYMIHASAFKAGSLTDKDCEALLLYFNSNLTNLCQDDVQSLKLLPCYRAVSGQHISIANFGACYVLTKSIPANDMEKWAHTTSSTFLVDNPELKELYTFLGCSPIDDLEVYLKHLLPKFDILSHDAKIQHLIYLKERLLTMEEACYIKDQLYEKLENLSFIFDSTSRLKPAKAFYDQTVKVFEVMLPPKSFIPVDFFKKIEQVLKPKNGTSLLSSWITFLRKIGLKYIVSQQQVLQFAKEVSIKAQTENWSKEKVQTIVDVLLNHIFNERTDLFEGVFLKELSVISFLCPERAPAELVRLHPQHQEINGTLPLIRFNGSQVNPKFKQTDVMQLLWTSCPILPEKATPASINDQEGSTLSSQEQLEQVLTMLNVNSDPPLEKVISNCKNICSITNVDDETVKTRNKVLRRTYEFLNADKREFRYQLRGVAFIMVEDGWKLLKPEEVVINLDNESDFKPYLYKLPLELGTFHQLFKLLGTEDIVSTKQYVEVLCRIYRSSEGKQLDPNEMRTVKRAVSGLFKSLQNDPVQIRKDLETLRDFTFYLPSHDGRLAKSNSLVFDDAPHYKSRIQGNVGVQMLVDMSQCYLGKDHSFHTKLIMLLPQKLRPRLLSSILEEQLDEASQKMCQFGALCSLQGRLQLLLSSEQFITGLIRIMKHENDNAYMVNEEKAIRLCKALCEGLKVSCFEKLQTTLRVKGCSPIPHSRSETLAFLKRYGTSVIHLYIQHSDSKDINFLLALAMTLKSATDNLISDTSYLIAMLGCNDIYRITEKLDNLGVKYDSTEPSKLELPLPGTPIPAEIHHLLLMDPMNVFYPGEYVGYLVDAEGGDILGSYQPTYTYAIIVQEVEREEDDNPGFLGKCFQIDIGYSEYKIVSSLDLYKFSRQDDGTNIRDGAPATPTSPSESSSTGPRMAPPIFPGKENHIPPPKKMSPKKIKINALPEILKEVTSVVEQAWKLPETERKKIIRRLYLKWHPDKNAENLDIATEVFKHLQNEISRMEKQAHAEQSTDRTSRRTFSASSTRFHSEKFSFQRFYTSWNQEATSHKFERHQFRDQFASYSGASHSGRFFVPPSFKSVGNPVEARRWLRQARANFSAARNDLHKNANEWVCFKCYLATKLALIAADYAVRGKSDKDVKPTALAQKVEEYNTHLNGLAKDVNILEGYGVDSLRTRYPDLLPFPQIPNDRYTSEVAMRVMECTARIIVKLEAFVQQKI